A portion of the Pleurocapsa minor HA4230-MV1 genome contains these proteins:
- a CDS encoding sugar ABC transporter permease yields the protein MNYQKSLINQQKLTPYLFLFPAIALLGLTVFFPAIQAFALSFTRYEYDITQPPEWIGIANFQRLWQDEVFWQTIKNTLLYLIGVVPILIILPLGLAILVNQKLRGINWFRTAFYTPVVISMVVAGIAWKAFYTQNGLLNQFLKQLGFTEGIPWLTDPQLALWSVMLVTIWKGLGYYMVIYLAGLQSISPELYEAAAIDGSDGWQKHLDITLPLMRPYLFLVGVISAISATKVFEEIFIMTQGGPGNSSKTVVYYLYERAFQDLDISYACTIGLVLFLGILGLSIINLKLTADSNK from the coding sequence ATGAATTATCAAAAATCATTAATTAATCAACAAAAGCTAACTCCTTATCTATTTTTGTTCCCCGCGATCGCCTTACTTGGGTTAACAGTATTCTTCCCCGCAATTCAGGCATTTGCCCTCAGTTTTACGCGCTATGAATACGATATAACTCAACCTCCAGAGTGGATCGGCATTGCTAATTTTCAACGGCTTTGGCAAGACGAGGTTTTCTGGCAAACGATTAAAAATACCCTGCTGTATTTAATTGGCGTAGTGCCAATTTTAATTATCTTGCCTTTAGGCTTGGCAATTCTAGTTAATCAAAAACTGCGTGGGATTAATTGGTTTCGCACCGCTTTTTATACCCCTGTCGTAATTTCTATGGTGGTGGCAGGAATCGCTTGGAAAGCTTTTTATACTCAAAATGGTTTATTAAATCAATTTCTTAAACAATTAGGATTTACAGAAGGTATACCCTGGTTAACCGATCCTCAACTAGCTCTTTGGAGTGTGATGCTGGTTACGATCTGGAAAGGCTTGGGATATTATATGGTAATTTATCTAGCTGGCTTACAGTCAATTTCTCCCGAACTTTATGAAGCGGCGGCGATCGATGGTTCAGATGGCTGGCAAAAGCATTTAGATATTACTCTTCCCTTAATGCGTCCCTATTTATTTTTAGTTGGTGTAATCTCTGCCATCTCAGCAACTAAAGTCTTTGAAGAAATATTTATTATGACTCAAGGAGGCCCAGGAAATAGCTCTAAAACCGTTGTTTATTATCTTTATGAACGAGCATTTCAAGATTTAGATATTAGCTATGCTTGCACCATTGGCTTAGTTTTATTTTTAGGTATTTTAGGACTTTCAATTATTAATTTGAAGTTAACGGCAGATAGTAATAAATAG